The following proteins are encoded in a genomic region of bacterium:
- a CDS encoding 5-formyltetrahydrofolate cyclo-ligase has protein sequence MYHLDNHDKQRIRERMRALRHSLSPEQVRSAGIAVTGGVLDRPETAAAGTVCVYAHTCKEIPTDMLMDRLLEKGKTVAVPDWEGWKQGFGLRTAAIAGLNDLDLESRVVPQPSRVEGNIVPVDEIDIFLLPGLAFDLRGNRLGMGGGYFDRLLARASSTATFLGLAYNFQVITHLPAESHDIRVHDVVTPGHAGARGVNDKQEGIEYDT, from the coding sequence TTGTATCATCTCGACAACCATGACAAACAGCGTATCCGGGAGAGGATGCGTGCCCTGAGACACAGCCTTTCGCCGGAGCAGGTCCGTTCGGCGGGGATCGCTGTGACAGGCGGTGTCCTGGACCGCCCCGAGACGGCCGCGGCGGGTACGGTGTGCGTCTACGCCCATACCTGCAAGGAAATCCCCACCGACATGCTCATGGATCGCCTGCTGGAGAAGGGTAAAACAGTAGCTGTTCCGGACTGGGAGGGCTGGAAACAGGGCTTCGGTCTCCGAACAGCGGCCATCGCCGGTCTCAACGACCTCGATCTCGAATCGAGGGTCGTCCCTCAGCCTTCCCGTGTCGAGGGGAACATCGTCCCTGTCGACGAGATCGACATTTTTCTTCTCCCCGGACTTGCCTTTGATCTGCGGGGCAACCGCCTGGGCATGGGCGGCGGCTATTTTGACCGCCTCCTGGCCCGTGCGTCTTCCACCGCCACTTTCCTCGGGCTGGCCTACAATTTCCAGGTCATCACCCATCTGCCGGCTGAGAGTCACGATATCAGGGTCCACGATGTTGTGACACCCGGCCATGCCGGAGCCCGGGGTGTTAACGATAAACAGGAGGGTATTGAGTATGATACCTGA